Proteins encoded together in one Porites lutea chromosome 2, jaPorLute2.1, whole genome shotgun sequence window:
- the LOC140927355 gene encoding uncharacterized protein, whose product MESEKPALIPVVQETQSQPPSGQPVLSQQQQASAGRPITAVPAQPIMYQMAPGQPGEPAQPGQPVFIQVPPGQPTTTPQGQPIQYYYVPVGQPGQEGQKMQPGQTGFVPGAPGQPVQPGQPVYIQGGPGQYLQPQQQAAQGGCEINIDTGFLKSPLCYIKIAEFVTLLGAWASILRYTDGLAAEDAKANFFKGIMIFSWIMVILYLIIYTLSLPKMCNCRRLSLFTITSVVNYFILFALLLACTANLVPRAVDLGKVYKFFTDESKGRVIAVYIALAFGFISCILFVVDMVLNYRLFQTQRAQELPGTAPQAGLPQRRVWDINWEYVKSPVFYIKFAELALLFGAWVCTLKYFDMDVVRQAEAASSSGTSSSTRDLSKEEFFRGITIFAWVMVILLALIFIFSFDKISSRSSPWTLTVSDHDYLPLPQSQLLSLP is encoded by the exons ATGGAAAGTGAAAAACCTGCCCTAATTCCGGTCGTTCAGGAAACTCAATCCCAACCTCCCTCTGGTCAACCAGTGCTGtctcaacaacaacaagcttcaGCTGGACGGCCGATTACCGCTGTCCCTGCTCAACCAATTATGTACCAGATGGCGCCCGGTCAGCCAGGAGAACCTGCCCAACCGGGTCAGCCGGTTTTTATCCAGGTTCCTCCTGGTCAACCTACCACAACGCCACAGGGACAGCCAATTCAGTATTACTATGTCCCGGTTGGTCAGCCTGGGCAAGAGGGGCAGAAGATGCAACCGGGACAAACGGGGTTTGTTCCGGGTGCTCCTGGTCAGCCTGTGCAACCAGGACAACCAGTTTATATTCAGGGGGGCCCTGGTCAGTATCTGCAGCCTCAACAACAAGCCGCACAAGGTGGATGTGAAATCAATATTGATACTGGGTTTCTCAAATCACCTCTTTGTTACATCAAGATAGCTGAATTC GTCACTCTTTTAGGAGCATGGGCAAGTATCCTGAGGTATACGGACGGCCTCGCGGCCGAAGACGCAAAAGCAAACTTCTTTAAAGGGATCATGATTTTCAGCTGGATTATGGTCATACTCTATCTGATAATTTACACTCTAAGCCTCCCTAAGATGTGCAACTGCAGGCGCCTTTCGTTGTTTACTATAACG TCTGTGGTTAATTACTTCATCTTGTTCGCCTTGTTATTGGCTTGCACCGCAAACCTGGTACCTAGAGCTGTGGATTTGGGAAAAGTTTACAAATTTTTCACAGATGAAAGCAAGGGAAGAGTCATTGCTGTTTACATCGCCTTG GCCTTTGGCTTTATTTCCTGTATTTTGTTCGTCGTGGATATGGTACTGAATTATAGGTTATTTCAGACACAGAGAGCGCAGGAGCTTCCCGGCACTGCTCCGCAAGCCGGACTCCCTCAGAGAAGAGTTTGGGATATTAACTGGGAATACGTGAAATCGCCAGTGTTCTACATCAAATTTGCAGAATTG GCCTTACTGTTTGGAGCGTGGGTGTGCACCTTGAAATATTTCGACATGGATGTAGTAAGACAAGCTGAAGCTGCTTCCTCCAGTGGTACATCATCTTCAACTCGTGATCTTTCAAAAGAAGAATTCTTCAGAGGAATCACTATTTTCGCCTGGGTGATGGTCATCCTCTTGGCTTTGATATTTATATTCAGTTTTGACAAGATCAGCAGTCGTTCCTCACCTTGGACCCTGACGGTAAGTGATCATGACTacttacccctcccccaatctcAGCTCCTTTCTCTGCCCTAA
- the LOC140926479 gene encoding uncharacterized protein translates to MIAFSLAADFKGSSSWGRMDFFLFATITSWLLVIARLVSFCCIVFDAISIFKLAIDFTICGDLLVMIFDAVVSVFLLISSSLIADDARRWNDIHGGYRPSGFSVDKLIAAAAFGFFSMVAFIIEAVFHFMKMRGKM, encoded by the exons ATGATAGCGTTTTCCTTGGCTGCCGACTTTAAAGGTTCAAGTTCCTGGGGGCGGATggacttttttctctttgccaCCATCACCTCGTGGCTCTTGGTTATCGCCAGACttgtttcattttgttgtaTCGTCTTCGACGCGATATCGATATTTAAACTTGCGATCGATTTCactata tgcgGGGACTTGCTG GTGATGATCTTCGATGCTGTTGTGTCAGTGTTTCTTTTGATCAGTTCCTCTCTGATAGCTGATGATGCCAGGAGATGGAACGACATTCATGGTGGTTATCGCCCGTCTGGATTTTCAGTAGATAAGCTGATTGCAGCAGCG GCCTTTGGATTCTTCTCCATGGTTGCATTCATCATTGAGGCTGTGTTTCACTTCATGAAAATGCGAGGAAAGATGTGA